A genomic region of Papaver somniferum cultivar HN1 chromosome 7, ASM357369v1, whole genome shotgun sequence contains the following coding sequences:
- the LOC113295288 gene encoding uncharacterized protein LOC113295288, producing the protein MRDKRSIESKLDSPVHTTPQKTTVVEKESEHDSDYKNSTDVNVPAPSNVHVAPFPQRLTQQKGGTHYNEMLEMFKRVNINIPFLEAIRQIPTYAKFLKHLCTEKRKHHVHKRAFLIEQLGLGELKPTLVTLKLADRSVKIPRGIVEDVLIKVDKFYFHADLIVLDTQPVQNPDCHIPVILGRPFLEISNAIINYRNGVLNLSFGNMTVELNIFRISQQHMDFYDNELHEINMIESLIQDSLPDILFVDPLQACLYNFDLDLFDSEYISEVHSLLESVPPMDIAKWQTAVKPLPLSDSESYPIPIEPPKLGLKPLPDTLKYAFLGTSDTL; encoded by the exons ATGAGAGACAAGAGG TCTATCGAGTCTAAATTAGACTCACCGGTACATACAACTCCACAGAAAACAACCGTGGTGGAAAAGGAATCTGAGCATGATAGTGACTATAAGAATTCCACCGATGTTAATGTCCCTGCACCATCTAATGTGCATGTCGCCCCATTCCCTCAGAGGTTGACTCAACAAAAAGGAGgtacccactacaatgagatgttggaAATGTTTAAACGTGTAAACATTAACATTCCATTTCTCGAAGCAATCAGGCAGATACCTACCTATGCTAAATTTTTGAAACACCTATGCACAGAAAAACGCAAACATCATGTGCACAAGCGTGCTTTTCTCATTGAGCAG ttaggtcttggggagctgAAACCCACTCTTGTTACGCTAAAATTAGCGGACAGAtctgtcaaaatacctcgtggtATTGTTGAAGATGTGTTAATCAAGGTGGATAAATTTTATTTTCATGCGGACTTAattgttctagatactcaacctgtacaaaacccagactgccACATTCCTGTCATTCTAGGACGTCCTTTTCTGGAGATATCCAATGCTATCATAAAttatcgtaatggagtgttgaactTGTCATTTGGGAACATGACTGTGGAATTAAATATTTTCCGGATTAGCCAACAGCATATGGATTTTTATGATAATGAATTGCATGAGATTAATATGATTGAGAGTCTGATCCAAGACTCATTGCCTGACATCTTATTTGTGGACCCTTTGCAAGCATGTTTATATAACTTCGACTTAGATCTTTTTGATTCTGAATACATTAGTGAGGTTCACTCTTTGCTTGAATCTGTGCCACCCATGGATATTGCTAAATGGCAGACTGCAGTGAAACCACTTCCACTCTCTGATTCTGAATCTTACCCGATTCCTATCGAACCACCTAAGCTTGGTTTGAAACCATTGCCTGATACTTTGAAATATGCTTTCTTAGGTACTTCTGATACCttgtga